One window of the Janthinobacterium sp. PAMC25594 genome contains the following:
- a CDS encoding alpha-2-macroglobulin: MKPIFLMKLLFAGLLALLLIGGASAQQREPSNYSTFKGEPFFLLSDASYGSLDEARVRLEVPGRDMGRMNLEAYSGADIVVYRVPEPMEFLKKQRNLHRIQVEGNYQGEGLANTLSFLWDSWWKQSRLAWRKLFSGEARRAVTKEQPQLATNDAIRKPTVFANHPQYKPIKGMELVDSFRYPIWQAKAIAPPKGVKLDGSSSDFIVAGAGNVMIPLGKRKPGLYLVEAIIGEHRATTLVFVSDTVAVTKVSSGQMLVWTARRDNSAAVAGASVAWTDGTGVLQSAVTGADGVASLERGSPEHTYVLGQDRAGGVFVSENFYYDSEIYNTKIYAVTDRPLYRPGDEVNVKFLGREFTSARNSQAASAAPVSLTVLNPNGTPLLTQTLQLSGDTGADTRFRLPTEATAGGYELRFNYKDGAYGAAFRVAEYVKPHFEINVQPAKPEFKTGEAVKGSIALRYPDGKPVKNAKMTLSLRGQQNTMVEGELRYSGLFPVALKTEEVTSDGSGNVDFTLPPAADPSRYILTVLATDGAAYRVKATRELMIERSSSSYQLKATRQFSDPGQNVHFDLLADGQGAAKPVRWEMVQLEKQSKTEGAFDPSAKGWDVTFPASGSYQLALRDERGNLLAAASHWVSGDGVQTTPGSIEIVLDRARYRPGDTAEALITFSDKVDQALLTLERDKVEHHGLMAGAADWYQAQRVAPRQWRVRIPVKEEHGPNMTFSVAYTRNGDFVFENAGLQVIEPRIALQFKSDKEVYQPGEKVTLDVKATLDGKPLSTLLALGVVDEMIYVLQPEIAPEIGDFFYHPRRNNVRTTASLSFISYDMAQGRTAGAPARHNYNERGVKVLERPRRDNIDTAYWAPSLKTDVNGNARVSFTMPDALTRWRITGRAMDEQGRVGQRTAYLRSDKNYYAKWTAPDWMRAGDAPRASVAVFNQTGKEQALDVVLSGGAQLKTEKLSAKPGVNYVEFPLAAGSGPLRLELKQNGKLVDALEATMQTLPAAWSSPRSLVLPLDGATADIALKLPADARNIRVAFAQGAASQFARIADDLIDYPYGCVEQTASRLIPLALATQSLGPDAGAPYERLQATLTEQRLRLVSMAGPNAVFGWWGNATAGNALMTAYAYYADWYAARALHIELPPEHWNKLLAVYSEHGLKDAVGDRALVLWMAREMGLPTQTLAAGLVDDSAIAVLGGKPRQAGDSGSLLLGGASDREAQAMALGLVALVASQNGIALPHGLQLQVASAWQVLRESKAPVAQALLMLAGEVPPSQADAVLAGVRAEMPTLDRAMTLMWVQKKLGGASFGKGPAVTLDGAWQKRESRSGQPLWRWLDARGLPDKLRLAAPAPAGTVAVLQYDSHAAETQTLPVAVERRILRMKQGKGGYTTELVKPGEALSTDALYLDEVTLKAAPGAKHRFGLLEVALPPGAVVESTTWGMVMAGDKPAALERARHTERRDGYAVPIEPLAGDVTVRHLLRFAQKGSYVLPPARFYRMYQPEQKALEGGGKTTRTLKVE, encoded by the coding sequence ATGAAGCCGATTTTTCTCATGAAGCTGCTCTTTGCCGGCCTGCTGGCGTTGCTGCTCATTGGCGGCGCCTCGGCGCAGCAGCGCGAACCGAGCAACTACAGCACCTTCAAGGGCGAACCCTTCTTCCTGCTGTCGGACGCCAGCTACGGCAGTCTTGACGAAGCGCGCGTGCGCCTGGAAGTGCCGGGCCGCGACATGGGACGCATGAACCTGGAAGCGTATTCGGGCGCCGACATCGTCGTCTACCGCGTGCCCGAACCGATGGAATTCCTGAAAAAGCAGCGCAATCTGCACCGCATCCAGGTCGAGGGCAATTATCAGGGCGAGGGCCTGGCCAACACCTTGAGCTTTCTGTGGGATAGCTGGTGGAAGCAGTCGCGCCTGGCCTGGCGCAAGCTGTTTTCCGGCGAGGCGCGCCGCGCGGTTACGAAAGAACAGCCGCAACTGGCGACGAACGATGCGATCCGCAAGCCGACCGTGTTCGCCAACCATCCGCAGTACAAACCGATCAAGGGCATGGAACTGGTCGACAGCTTCCGCTATCCGATCTGGCAGGCCAAGGCCATCGCGCCGCCGAAAGGCGTCAAGCTCGATGGATCGAGCAGCGACTTCATCGTCGCCGGCGCCGGCAATGTGATGATCCCGCTGGGCAAACGCAAGCCGGGCTTGTACCTGGTCGAAGCGATCATCGGTGAGCACCGCGCCACCACCCTGGTGTTCGTGTCGGATACGGTGGCGGTGACCAAGGTATCGTCAGGCCAGATGCTGGTCTGGACGGCGCGGCGCGACAACAGCGCCGCCGTGGCCGGCGCCAGCGTGGCGTGGACCGACGGCACCGGCGTGCTGCAGTCGGCTGTGACTGGCGCTGACGGCGTCGCCTCGCTCGAACGCGGCAGCCCCGAACACACGTATGTGCTGGGCCAGGACCGCGCCGGCGGCGTGTTCGTGTCCGAGAATTTTTACTATGACAGTGAAATCTATAACACCAAGATTTATGCCGTGACCGACCGGCCTCTGTACCGGCCCGGCGATGAAGTCAACGTCAAGTTCCTGGGCCGCGAATTTACCTCCGCGCGCAACTCGCAGGCAGCAAGCGCAGCACCGGTCAGCCTGACCGTGCTCAATCCGAACGGCACGCCGCTCTTGACGCAAACGCTGCAGCTGTCCGGTGACACGGGCGCCGACACGCGCTTCCGCCTGCCCACGGAAGCCACCGCCGGCGGCTATGAACTGCGCTTCAATTACAAGGATGGCGCGTATGGCGCGGCCTTCCGCGTGGCCGAATACGTCAAGCCGCACTTTGAAATCAACGTCCAGCCAGCGAAGCCGGAATTCAAGACGGGCGAGGCGGTCAAGGGCAGCATCGCGCTGCGCTACCCCGATGGCAAACCCGTGAAAAATGCGAAGATGACCTTGTCGCTGCGCGGCCAGCAAAACACCATGGTCGAGGGCGAGCTGCGTTACAGCGGCCTGTTCCCGGTGGCCCTGAAGACCGAGGAAGTGACGAGCGACGGCAGCGGCAATGTGGACTTCACCTTGCCGCCTGCCGCCGATCCCTCGCGCTACATCTTGACCGTGCTGGCGACCGATGGCGCGGCCTACCGCGTCAAGGCGACGCGCGAGCTGATGATAGAACGCTCGAGCAGCAGCTACCAGTTGAAGGCCACGCGCCAGTTTTCCGATCCGGGACAAAACGTGCATTTCGACTTGCTGGCCGACGGCCAGGGTGCGGCCAAGCCCGTGCGCTGGGAGATGGTGCAGCTGGAAAAACAGAGCAAGACCGAGGGCGCGTTCGATCCCAGCGCCAAGGGCTGGGACGTGACTTTCCCTGCATCGGGTTCGTATCAGCTGGCGCTGCGCGATGAACGCGGCAACCTGCTGGCCGCCGCCAGCCACTGGGTGTCGGGTGACGGCGTGCAAACGACGCCGGGCAGCATCGAGATCGTGCTGGACCGCGCCCGCTATCGCCCGGGCGACACGGCCGAGGCGCTGATCACCTTTTCCGACAAGGTCGACCAGGCGCTGTTGACGCTCGAGCGCGACAAGGTGGAACACCATGGCCTGATGGCCGGTGCCGCTGACTGGTACCAGGCGCAGCGCGTGGCGCCGCGGCAGTGGAGAGTGCGCATCCCGGTAAAAGAAGAGCATGGCCCGAACATGACGTTCTCGGTGGCGTACACGCGCAATGGCGACTTCGTCTTCGAGAACGCCGGCCTGCAAGTGATCGAGCCGCGCATCGCGCTGCAATTCAAGAGCGACAAGGAAGTCTACCAGCCGGGCGAGAAGGTCACGCTGGACGTCAAGGCGACGTTGGACGGCAAGCCCCTGAGCACCCTGCTGGCGCTGGGCGTGGTCGATGAAATGATCTATGTGCTGCAGCCGGAAATCGCGCCCGAGATCGGCGACTTCTTCTATCACCCGCGCCGCAACAACGTGCGCACGACGGCCAGCCTGTCCTTCATCAGCTACGACATGGCGCAGGGGCGCACTGCCGGTGCGCCCGCGCGCCACAACTACAACGAGCGCGGCGTCAAGGTGCTCGAACGTCCGCGCCGCGACAATATCGATACCGCCTACTGGGCGCCATCGCTGAAGACCGATGTGAATGGCAACGCACGCGTGAGCTTCACCATGCCCGACGCGCTGACCCGCTGGAGGATCACGGGCCGCGCGATGGATGAGCAAGGGCGTGTGGGCCAGCGCACCGCCTATCTGCGGTCGGACAAGAATTACTATGCCAAGTGGACGGCGCCCGACTGGATGCGTGCCGGCGATGCGCCGCGCGCTTCGGTGGCCGTGTTCAACCAGACGGGCAAGGAGCAGGCGCTCGACGTCGTCCTCTCGGGCGGGGCGCAGCTGAAGACGGAAAAACTCTCGGCCAAGCCGGGCGTCAACTACGTCGAATTTCCGCTCGCTGCAGGCAGCGGGCCGCTGCGCCTGGAGCTGAAACAAAATGGCAAGCTGGTCGACGCGTTAGAGGCGACCATGCAAACCTTGCCCGCCGCCTGGAGCAGCCCGCGCTCGCTGGTGCTGCCGCTCGATGGCGCCACTGCTGATATTGCACTCAAGCTGCCGGCGGACGCGCGCAATATCCGCGTGGCGTTCGCGCAAGGCGCGGCCAGCCAGTTCGCGCGCATTGCCGACGACCTGATCGACTATCCATATGGCTGCGTGGAGCAGACGGCCAGCCGGCTGATTCCGCTGGCGCTGGCCACCCAAAGCCTGGGCCCGGACGCCGGCGCGCCGTATGAACGTTTGCAGGCGACCCTGACCGAGCAGCGTTTGCGGCTGGTGTCGATGGCCGGTCCGAACGCCGTCTTTGGCTGGTGGGGCAACGCCACGGCCGGCAATGCCTTGATGACGGCGTACGCCTATTACGCCGACTGGTACGCGGCGCGCGCGCTGCACATCGAGCTGCCGCCCGAGCACTGGAACAAGCTGCTGGCCGTCTACAGCGAACATGGCTTGAAGGATGCGGTGGGCGACCGCGCGCTGGTGCTGTGGATGGCGCGTGAGATGGGCCTGCCCACGCAGACGCTGGCAGCGGGCCTGGTGGACGACAGCGCCATTGCCGTCCTGGGCGGCAAGCCGCGCCAGGCGGGCGACAGCGGCAGCCTGCTGCTGGGCGGCGCCTCTGACCGCGAAGCGCAAGCGATGGCGCTGGGCCTGGTGGCGCTGGTCGCCAGCCAGAACGGCATCGCCTTGCCGCATGGGCTGCAGCTGCAAGTGGCCAGCGCCTGGCAAGTCTTGCGCGAATCGAAGGCGCCGGTGGCGCAGGCCTTGCTGATGCTGGCCGGCGAAGTACCGCCATCGCAGGCCGACGCGGTGCTGGCCGGCGTGCGCGCCGAAATGCCGACCCTGGACCGTGCGATGACGTTGATGTGGGTGCAAAAGAAGCTGGGCGGCGCATCGTTCGGCAAGGGGCCGGCCGTCACGCTGGACGGCGCCTGGCAAAAACGCGAAAGCCGCAGCGGCCAGCCGCTCTGGCGCTGGCTTGACGCCAGGGGCTTGCCTGACAAACTGCGTCTCGCTGCGCCCGCGCCTGCGGGCACGGTGGCCGTGCTGCAGTACGACAGTCACGCGGCAGAAACGCAGACCTTGCCGGTCGCCGTCGAACGACGCATCCTGCGCATGAAGCAAGGGAAGGGCGGCTACACGACGGAGCTGGTCAAGCCGGGTGAGGCGCTCAGCACGGACGCGCTGTACCTCGATGAAGTCACCTTGAAAGCGGCACCGGGCGCGAAGCACCGTTTTGGCTTGCTGGAAGTGGCGCTGCCGCCCGGTGCCGTGGTCGAATCGACCACCTGGGGCATGGTCATGGCGGGCGACAAGCCGGCCGCGCTGGAACGCGCACGCCACACGGAGCGCCGTGACGGCTATGCTGTGCCGATCGAGCCTTTGGCCGGCGACGTGACGGTGCGCCATTTGCTGCGCTTCGCGCAAAAGGGCAGTTACGTGCTGCCGCCGGCGCGCTTTTACCGCATGTACCAGCCGGAGCAGAAAGCCCTCGAGGGCGGCGGCAAGACCACGCGCACGCTGAAGGTCGAGTGA
- a CDS encoding DUF2300 domain-containing protein, whose translation MLATLLAMPAWSASLDVAWWRDGKMEVRQLRQGGTAPLPFDGARQVPLASLWKLFVYVYASDNKVAMPDYRCGGRDPDEVYCCDAGQSIGHDAALAQSCGPFFSPKRLMIAPAAWRQYWTGRLGAVPAGDFAWLADPAQLAPGRLVRLDSLLRALDSIPAASRMDAEAALLRVVLDGRGAGTARWFGSQLRVKTYSWHEQRRADERIGGAAGWLADGTPIWFGGAGGSSNVFEQWAPRLAASLPKVGAADDGGCVVVDYFKRYPIRAVRGERGVAMAGPLNGRYHVQFENGQNLALRSSGELMLLQEKGGRPQLRGRFGVNEYVARVLDREASTDEPEAAKALAIAARTYLQQNAVTVAGCQQIADSSATQRVSPSPATPAALAIARWTDQLIVDGVTVRYHSTLSSEGTMAWSEAVRQARQGKHYDELLATAYPGGALSTFGNTGARCRRLAQNEDWLARSVPRWQRVLLREAGYEAPPQAPLVCALSSGAPYSEQSRNRIFMRPLATREDRITLAHEYLHLGLRRHPRGQDEEYVERLARRLVDLNLEAL comes from the coding sequence ATGCTTGCCACGCTGCTGGCCATGCCTGCCTGGTCGGCTTCATTGGATGTGGCCTGGTGGCGCGACGGCAAGATGGAGGTGCGCCAGCTGCGTCAGGGCGGCACGGCGCCGCTGCCGTTTGACGGTGCGCGGCAAGTGCCGCTGGCCAGCTTGTGGAAGCTGTTCGTCTATGTATACGCCAGCGATAACAAGGTGGCGATGCCCGATTACCGCTGCGGCGGCCGCGATCCGGACGAAGTATATTGCTGCGATGCGGGCCAGAGCATCGGCCACGATGCGGCGCTGGCGCAGTCCTGCGGCCCATTTTTCTCGCCCAAGCGCCTGATGATCGCGCCGGCTGCATGGCGCCAGTACTGGACAGGTCGCCTGGGCGCGGTGCCCGCAGGGGACTTTGCCTGGCTGGCGGACCCCGCCCAGCTGGCGCCGGGGCGCCTGGTACGGCTGGATAGCCTGCTGCGCGCGCTCGACAGCATACCGGCTGCCAGCCGGATGGATGCGGAAGCGGCGCTGTTGCGCGTGGTGCTCGATGGTCGAGGGGCAGGTACGGCGCGCTGGTTCGGCAGCCAGTTGCGCGTGAAGACGTATTCCTGGCACGAGCAGCGCCGGGCCGACGAACGTATCGGCGGCGCGGCCGGCTGGCTGGCCGACGGCACGCCGATCTGGTTTGGCGGCGCGGGCGGCAGCAGCAATGTCTTTGAGCAGTGGGCGCCCAGGCTGGCCGCCAGCTTGCCGAAAGTCGGCGCGGCCGACGATGGCGGCTGCGTGGTGGTCGATTACTTCAAGCGCTATCCGATCCGCGCCGTGCGCGGCGAACGTGGCGTGGCCATGGCCGGGCCGCTGAATGGGCGCTACCATGTGCAATTCGAAAATGGCCAGAATCTCGCCTTGCGCAGCAGCGGTGAGCTGATGCTGTTACAGGAGAAGGGCGGCCGCCCGCAATTGCGCGGCCGCTTCGGCGTCAATGAATATGTGGCGCGCGTGCTCGATCGCGAAGCGAGTACTGATGAGCCGGAAGCGGCCAAGGCGCTGGCGATCGCCGCGCGCACGTATTTGCAGCAGAACGCGGTGACCGTGGCGGGCTGCCAGCAGATCGCCGACAGCAGCGCGACCCAGCGCGTCAGTCCCAGCCCTGCCACGCCGGCGGCGCTGGCCATTGCGCGCTGGACCGATCAGCTGATCGTCGATGGCGTCACCGTGCGTTATCACAGCACCTTGTCGTCCGAGGGCACGATGGCGTGGAGCGAGGCGGTGCGCCAGGCCAGACAAGGCAAGCACTATGATGAATTGCTGGCGACGGCCTATCCCGGCGGCGCGCTGAGCACCTTTGGCAATACCGGCGCGCGTTGTCGGCGCCTGGCGCAGAACGAGGATTGGCTGGCGCGCTCCGTGCCGCGCTGGCAGCGCGTGCTGCTGCGCGAGGCCGGTTACGAAGCGCCGCCGCAAGCGCCGCTGGTCTGTGCCCTGTCCAGCGGCGCGCCGTATTCGGAACAGTCGCGCAACCGCATCTTCATGCGCCCGCTTGCCACGCGCGAAGACCGCATCACCTTGGCCCATGAATACTTGCACCTTGGCCTGCGCCGTCATCCGCGCGGCCAGGATGAAGAATATGTCGAGCGGCTGGCTCGCCGGCTCGTCGACCTTAACCTGGAGGCCCTGTGA
- a CDS encoding DUF2135 domain-containing protein, with translation MLLPIWAQAQVTIDAPRSGWRNSAGATEEYTQAVNYPAASVNLQPGQAETAQIRGRIAGAIKGKPATLVVNGVAMPMEVGEDGSYGRPYGFGSGSNSVEVRSPDGKSRARTQFVDSYQGKTQARLRIVLSWDSAGTDLDLHVVTPDGGHAWYGNRVLKDGGALDVDVTTGYGPEIFSSAAPLKGNYHVYVNYYGSGENTAMLTVARLSIITNEGTPREKLQSFQVPMRAAGELTLVKSFVLP, from the coding sequence ATGTTATTGCCAATTTGGGCGCAGGCCCAGGTCACCATCGACGCTCCCAGGAGCGGTTGGCGCAATTCGGCCGGTGCGACTGAGGAATACACGCAGGCGGTCAACTACCCCGCCGCGTCGGTCAACCTGCAGCCGGGCCAGGCCGAGACGGCGCAGATACGGGGGCGTATCGCAGGCGCTATCAAGGGCAAGCCCGCCACCCTGGTGGTCAACGGCGTGGCGATGCCGATGGAAGTGGGCGAGGACGGCAGCTATGGGCGACCGTATGGCTTCGGCAGCGGCTCGAACAGCGTGGAAGTGCGCTCGCCCGATGGCAAGAGCCGCGCGCGCACCCAGTTTGTCGATAGCTATCAGGGCAAGACCCAGGCGCGCTTGCGCATCGTGCTGTCCTGGGACAGCGCCGGCACCGACCTCGATCTGCATGTGGTCACGCCGGACGGTGGCCACGCCTGGTACGGTAATCGCGTCTTGAAAGATGGCGGCGCGCTGGATGTGGACGTGACCACTGGCTATGGCCCGGAAATCTTTTCCAGTGCCGCGCCCCTGAAGGGCAACTATCACGTTTATGTGAATTACTACGGCAGCGGCGAGAACACCGCCATGCTGACCGTCGCCCGCTTATCGATCATCACCAACGAAGGCACGCCGCGTGAAAAGCTGCAGAGCTTCCAGGTTCCGATGCGGGCCGCCGGCGAGCTGACCTTGGTGAAATCGTTCGTCCTGCCATAA
- a CDS encoding response regulator transcription factor has translation MRILIIEDNPDILANLYAYLEPKGHVLDSAMNGYAGLALLAQHEYDVIVLDVMLPGLTGLELCQKLRSELRNSTPVLMLTARDTLQDKVAGFDSGADDYLVKPFSLLELEIRLKALLRRARGQTTAAAVLAVGELRFDTEKFEVRRAGQTLTLTRTGYIILKCLMSEAPKLVSRELLEHAVWGDDRPDSDALRTHIHALRQVLDKPYAFPMLRTIPGIGYKLLSSDAPV, from the coding sequence ATGCGCATTCTGATCATTGAAGATAACCCCGACATTCTCGCCAATCTCTACGCCTATCTGGAACCGAAGGGGCATGTGCTCGATTCGGCCATGAATGGCTATGCCGGCCTGGCCTTGCTGGCCCAGCATGAATACGATGTGATCGTGCTCGATGTCATGCTGCCCGGCCTGACGGGACTGGAACTGTGTCAGAAACTGCGCAGCGAATTGCGCAATAGCACGCCAGTACTGATGCTGACGGCGCGCGATACGCTGCAAGACAAGGTCGCCGGTTTTGACAGTGGCGCCGATGATTACCTGGTCAAGCCATTCTCGCTGCTGGAACTGGAAATCCGCCTGAAAGCCCTGCTGCGCCGCGCGCGCGGGCAAACGACGGCCGCCGCCGTGCTGGCCGTGGGTGAGCTGCGTTTCGATACGGAAAAATTCGAAGTCCGACGCGCGGGCCAGACCCTGACCTTGACCAGGACCGGTTACATCATCCTGAAATGCCTGATGAGCGAAGCGCCCAAGCTGGTGTCGCGCGAGCTGCTCGAGCATGCGGTCTGGGGCGACGACCGGCCCGACAGCGATGCCCTGCGCACGCACATCCATGCGCTGCGGCAAGTGCTCGACAAACCGTATGCCTTTCCCATGCTGCGCACCATTCCCGGCATCGGCTATAAATTATTGAGTAGCGATGCGCCCGTTTAA
- a CDS encoding HAMP domain-containing sensor histidine kinase: MRPFKSLKRRIIVAYLLFAVVASIFFAIIAAIAVEGIEVRLVDERLKEVAAWASPRHATGLSVEMPAGLSFHHAEDTPFPLRGLAPGMHEKTVDGVDLHVLVGSDVHGEFVVIDHATEYEKIELVVYSMFALAFIGFLICASLLGAFIANRLITPIMSLTQAVKAGQAALPLQDSADELGILARAFAERTAELTEVLDRERFFTGDVSHELRTPLTVITGAAEILMEQGGDAPLVRSASERIYRAAHEASDSVTVLLRLARAPELLQCAPLSVAELARQECLRCQSYTAGKPLTLVFADGEDFLVNAPRELLAAAIGNLVRNACQYTLQGEVIVRLAGRALIVEDTGPGLPDAARARLLHQPIPANLSGSSGTGLGLGLVQRICLYLGAELGFSARPAGGSVLRIDFI, translated from the coding sequence ATGCGCCCGTTTAAATCGCTGAAGCGGCGCATCATCGTTGCCTACCTGCTGTTTGCAGTGGTGGCGAGCATCTTTTTTGCCATTATTGCCGCCATCGCCGTCGAGGGCATCGAAGTGCGCCTGGTCGACGAGCGCCTGAAAGAAGTGGCCGCCTGGGCTTCACCGAGACATGCAACCGGCCTGTCTGTCGAGATGCCGGCCGGCCTGAGCTTTCATCACGCCGAGGATACGCCTTTTCCCTTGCGTGGCCTGGCGCCCGGCATGCACGAGAAAACCGTCGATGGTGTCGATTTGCACGTGCTGGTCGGCAGCGATGTGCATGGCGAATTCGTCGTCATCGATCATGCCACCGAGTATGAAAAGATCGAGCTGGTGGTGTACAGCATGTTTGCCCTCGCTTTTATCGGTTTTTTGATTTGCGCTTCGCTGCTGGGCGCCTTCATCGCGAATCGCTTGATCACGCCGATCATGTCGCTGACGCAGGCCGTCAAGGCCGGACAGGCGGCGTTGCCACTGCAGGACAGTGCCGATGAATTGGGGATATTGGCACGCGCTTTTGCCGAACGTACGGCGGAGTTGACCGAAGTTCTTGACCGCGAACGTTTTTTTACGGGCGATGTCAGTCATGAGTTGCGCACGCCGCTGACCGTGATCACGGGGGCGGCGGAAATCCTGATGGAACAAGGCGGCGATGCACCGCTGGTGCGCTCCGCCTCCGAACGTATCTACCGGGCTGCGCACGAAGCGAGCGACTCCGTGACGGTGCTGCTGCGTCTGGCGCGCGCGCCGGAATTGCTGCAGTGCGCGCCACTCTCCGTGGCGGAACTGGCTCGCCAGGAGTGCTTGCGCTGTCAATCATATACGGCAGGCAAACCGCTTACCCTTGTGTTTGCGGATGGCGAAGACTTTCTGGTCAACGCCCCGCGTGAATTGCTGGCCGCCGCCATTGGCAACCTGGTGCGCAATGCCTGCCAGTACACCTTGCAAGGAGAAGTGATCGTGCGCCTGGCCGGACGCGCGCTGATCGTCGAGGATACGGGGCCGGGCTTGCCCGACGCGGCCCGCGCGCGCCTGCTGCATCAACCCATACCGGCCAATTTGAGCGGCTCATCCGGCACAGGTCTGGGGTTGGGCCTGGTTCAACGCATCTGCCTGTATCTGGGCGCGGAACTGGGATTCAGTGCCCGCCCCGCTGGCGGCAGCGTGCTGCGGATTGATTTCATCTAA
- a CDS encoding acid phosphatase yields MLAKLKLVKTPKGIDSVLMLSAMLILWVGNYSNLDLMIADSMFDGKRGQFAGADSALAGSFLFGMTLLGAAVIGLAIWDALRPLAWLASRRSALRVVALSAVLVPPSIYLLSSFSDVPCPTDLLRYGGLEPYARMLETLPASASALACLPATQANTAWWMLALPLFCLPARARMALLLAGIMLLCGLAAGWQQQLQGTQFFTHTLWSAWIAVFLIYLLHHLFRAEDALA; encoded by the coding sequence ATGCTGGCCAAGCTTAAACTCGTCAAAACTCCCAAAGGCATTGATAGCGTCCTGATGCTGTCAGCCATGCTGATCCTCTGGGTCGGCAATTACAGCAACCTCGACCTCATGATCGCCGACAGTATGTTTGATGGGAAGCGTGGGCAATTTGCCGGCGCTGACAGCGCGTTGGCGGGCAGTTTTCTGTTTGGCATGACCTTGCTTGGCGCCGCCGTGATCGGTCTGGCCATCTGGGATGCCTTGCGTCCGCTGGCCTGGCTTGCGTCACGCCGCAGTGCCTTGCGCGTCGTGGCCCTGTCGGCCGTCTTGGTGCCGCCAAGCATCTATTTGCTCTCTTCCTTCAGCGATGTGCCCTGTCCTACGGATTTGCTGCGCTATGGGGGACTGGAACCGTATGCGCGCATGCTGGAAACATTGCCCGCCAGTGCGTCTGCCTTGGCTTGCCTGCCGGCGACCCAGGCAAACACTGCCTGGTGGATGCTGGCCTTGCCATTGTTTTGCTTGCCAGCACGGGCACGCATGGCGCTTCTGCTGGCAGGCATCATGCTGCTGTGCGGTTTGGCGGCAGGCTGGCAGCAGCAGTTGCAAGGTACGCAATTTTTCACGCACACCTTGTGGTCTGCCTGGATCGCTGTTTTCCTGATCTATCTGCTGCATCATTTGTTCCGGGCCGAGGACGCGTTGGCCTGA